A region of Ictidomys tridecemlineatus isolate mIctTri1 chromosome 4, mIctTri1.hap1, whole genome shotgun sequence DNA encodes the following proteins:
- the Tmem250 gene encoding transmembrane protein 250 gives MTPMLTASWRLHRHYELAPPPLPPGPMPVMPIPRRVRSFHGPHTTCLHAACGPVRASHLARTKYNNFDVYVKTRWLYGFIRFLLYFSCSLFTAALWGALAALFCLQYLGVRVLLRFQRKLSVLLLLLGRRRVDFRLMNELLIYGIHVTMLLVGGLGWCFMVFVDM, from the coding sequence ATGACACCCATGCTGACTGCCTCCTGGAGGCTGCACCGCCACTACGAGCTAGCGCCACCGCCGCTGCCGCCGGGGCCAATGCCTGTCATGCCCATCCCACGACGGGTGCGCTCCTTCCACGGCCCGCACACCACCTGCCTGCACGCAGCCTGCGGGCCAGTGAGGGCCTCGCACCTGGCGCGCACCAAGTACAACAACTTCGACGTGTACGTCAAGACGCGCTGGCTTTACGGCTTCATCCGCTTCCTGCTCTACTTCAGCTGCAGCCTCTTCACCGCGGCGCTCTGGGGCGCGCTGGCCGCGCTCTTCTGCCTGCAGTACCTGGGCGTGCGCGTGCTGCTGCGCTTCCAGCGCAAGCTGTcggtgctgctgctgctcctgggccGCCGGCGGGTGGACTTCCGCCTCATGAACGAGCTGCTCATCTACGGCATCCACGTGACCATGCTGCTGGTTGGGGGCCTGGGCTGGTGCTTTATGGTCTTTGTGGACATGTGA